Proteins from a genomic interval of Halomonas alkaliantarctica:
- a CDS encoding murein hydrolase activator EnvC family protein: MTLLLALSYAPAGFAQQDENAARRQLDAIGQEIESVAQRLSATGEARDSAERELKEVETKLAETHQRLDTLQAERRQLNDETTQLRQHRDRLESERADQYAALGQQLSALYRLGPTPQLKLLLNQGDPSELDRMQAYMNRLTEARNRRLNAIARLDTALADTQKELSERQARLDTLADELEEQSALLAQRTTERRGVVSNLDDRYGSEEERLADLNQSREEAERVLRNIQAEMAKLAEPTPTTHIVSTQGDLPWPVQGSISSNFHHRDGVHYNGIVIQASAGTPVTAVHTGRVVFADWMRGFGNLLIIDHGDQIMTLHAHLQQFSVRPGQQVSRGDEIGRVGDSGGQNRAALYFEVRRGGEPINPQRWIARR; this comes from the coding sequence ATGACTCTCCTGCTGGCGCTAAGTTATGCGCCAGCGGGCTTCGCCCAGCAGGATGAAAATGCGGCGCGCCGGCAATTGGATGCGATTGGCCAAGAGATCGAGTCCGTTGCCCAACGCCTCAGCGCCACTGGCGAGGCCCGCGATAGCGCCGAACGCGAGCTCAAGGAAGTCGAAACCAAGCTTGCCGAGACTCATCAGCGCTTGGACACGCTACAAGCTGAGCGCCGCCAGTTGAATGATGAAACGACCCAGCTCCGTCAACATCGTGACCGACTGGAGAGCGAGCGTGCCGATCAATATGCAGCCTTAGGCCAGCAGCTCTCAGCGCTTTACCGCCTTGGCCCAACGCCGCAGCTCAAACTGCTGCTTAACCAAGGAGACCCCTCCGAGCTTGATCGTATGCAGGCGTATATGAATCGGCTAACTGAAGCACGCAATCGACGCTTGAATGCTATCGCCCGCCTTGATACGGCGCTCGCCGATACCCAAAAGGAGCTCAGCGAGCGACAGGCCCGCCTCGATACGCTGGCCGACGAGCTAGAAGAGCAAAGCGCGCTGTTAGCCCAACGCACCACCGAACGGCGAGGCGTTGTTTCCAACCTGGATGACCGCTACGGCAGTGAAGAGGAGCGGCTGGCCGACCTCAATCAGAGCCGCGAAGAGGCCGAGAGGGTACTCCGTAATATCCAGGCGGAGATGGCAAAACTTGCTGAACCCACGCCTACTACGCATATTGTAAGCACCCAAGGTGATTTGCCTTGGCCGGTACAGGGTTCAATCAGTAGCAATTTTCACCATCGCGACGGCGTGCACTATAACGGTATTGTGATTCAGGCCAGCGCTGGCACCCCGGTCACTGCCGTACACACTGGCCGGGTGGTATTCGCTGACTGGATGCGCGGGTTTGGTAACTTGTTAATTATCGACCACGGCGACCAGATCATGACGCTGCATGCTCACCTGCAACAGTTTAGCGTCAGGCCTGGTCAGCAGGTCAGTCGCGGTGATGAAATTGGTCGCGTAGGGGATAGCGGTGGTCAAAACCGCGCGGCACTCTACTTTGAAGTTCGTCGCGGCGGTGAACCAATTAATCCACAGCGTTGGATTGCGCGTCGCTGA
- the gpmI gene encoding 2,3-bisphosphoglycerate-independent phosphoglycerate mutase, which produces MDTSRTPRPVALIILDGYGHNPESAHNAVAAAHTPTMDKLWENRPHAFVHTDGLNVGLPDGQMGNSEVGHMNIGAGRIVYQDFTRISKAIEDGDLDVNDNLTQPIDEAVANGRPVHLIGLLSPGGVHSHEDHFIAMAELAARRGAQRIFIHAFLDGRDMPPQSALASIERANARLAELVGADNGFVASVIGRFYAMDRDNRWERVEQAYRLLTDGQAEYYATSAETALRDAYQRGETDEFVSASSIPLKDGSKENAITLQDGDAAIFLNFRSDRARELTRAFAEPDFNGFERRACPKLAGKGLVMMTQYAADIPAPAAFPPSDLNDTLGEVVAKRGMKQLRIAETEKYPHVTFFFSGGNEAEYEGEERILVPSPRDVRTYDEKPEMSAFEITDKLVDAIDGGSFDLIVCNYANGDMVGHTGDFNAAVKAIETVDTCVGRVVEAIERAGGACLITADHGNAEQMVHPETGAPQTAHTTFVVPLIYVGERAASLEEGKLCDLAPTLLTMMDQKQPEAMTGKPLIHYK; this is translated from the coding sequence ATGGATACTTCTCGCACCCCGCGCCCCGTGGCGCTGATTATTCTCGACGGCTATGGCCACAACCCCGAGAGCGCCCATAATGCGGTGGCCGCTGCCCATACGCCGACGATGGATAAACTGTGGGAAAACCGCCCTCACGCCTTCGTTCATACCGATGGCCTTAACGTGGGGCTTCCCGATGGCCAGATGGGCAACTCTGAAGTCGGCCATATGAATATTGGTGCCGGACGGATCGTTTACCAGGACTTCACCCGTATCAGCAAGGCAATTGAAGACGGCGACCTGGATGTTAATGACAACCTCACCCAGCCGATAGACGAAGCTGTCGCCAATGGTCGGCCGGTACATTTAATTGGCCTACTCTCCCCTGGCGGCGTCCACAGCCATGAAGACCACTTTATTGCCATGGCCGAACTTGCGGCACGCCGTGGCGCCCAGCGTATTTTTATTCACGCCTTTCTCGATGGCCGCGATATGCCACCGCAGAGTGCGTTAGCCTCGATAGAGCGCGCCAATGCTCGCCTGGCCGAGTTGGTGGGCGCTGATAACGGCTTTGTCGCCTCAGTTATTGGCAGGTTCTATGCCATGGATCGCGACAACCGCTGGGAACGGGTCGAGCAAGCGTATCGTCTGCTTACCGATGGCCAAGCGGAGTACTACGCCACCAGCGCTGAAACTGCGCTCCGTGACGCCTACCAGCGCGGTGAAACCGACGAATTCGTATCGGCTAGCAGCATACCGCTCAAAGATGGTTCCAAAGAAAATGCCATCACCCTGCAGGATGGCGATGCAGCGATTTTCCTTAACTTCCGCTCCGACCGCGCCAGGGAGCTGACCCGCGCCTTTGCCGAGCCGGATTTCAACGGCTTCGAGCGCCGGGCATGCCCCAAGCTTGCCGGTAAAGGGCTGGTAATGATGACCCAGTACGCCGCTGACATTCCTGCGCCTGCCGCCTTCCCGCCATCGGATCTCAATGACACCCTAGGGGAAGTCGTCGCCAAGCGTGGCATGAAACAGCTGCGTATTGCCGAAACCGAAAAGTATCCCCACGTGACGTTCTTCTTTTCAGGCGGCAATGAAGCCGAGTACGAAGGCGAAGAGCGCATCCTGGTGCCCTCACCGCGAGATGTGCGCACCTACGACGAAAAGCCTGAAATGAGCGCCTTTGAGATTACCGATAAGCTTGTCGACGCCATCGATGGCGGCAGCTTTGATCTGATCGTTTGCAACTACGCTAACGGCGATATGGTCGGCCACACCGGCGACTTCAATGCGGCGGTAAAAGCCATTGAGACCGTGGATACCTGCGTGGGTCGTGTCGTTGAAGCCATCGAGCGTGCAGGCGGCGCCTGCTTAATTACCGCCGACCACGGCAATGCCGAACAGATGGTTCATCCCGAAACAGGCGCACCGCAAACCGCCCACACCACCTTTGTGGTACCGCTTATTTACGTTGGCGAACGTGCGGCCTCGCTTGAAGAGGGCAAACTATGCGACCTGGCCCCCACGCTGTTGACCATGATGGATCAGAAGCAGCCCGAGGCGATGACGGGTAAACCACTGATCCATTATAAGTAA
- a CDS encoding rhodanese-like domain-containing protein: MIDQVFEFVQNHPLLVGAFLLVLIAWIIYETRSASTNALNASQATQLINREDAVVLDIRENKDFKAGHIAGARNIPQSNLDSRMTELDKVKAQPIIVVCKHGQSSGAAQAKLTKAGFERAYKLRGGMAQWQGDGLPVVKK, from the coding sequence ATGATCGATCAGGTGTTCGAATTCGTACAGAACCACCCCCTGCTAGTTGGGGCATTTTTGCTGGTGCTGATAGCGTGGATTATTTATGAAACGCGCAGTGCCTCCACGAATGCGCTGAACGCCTCGCAGGCCACTCAGCTTATCAACCGCGAAGACGCGGTGGTGCTGGATATCCGTGAAAACAAAGACTTCAAAGCCGGGCATATCGCGGGGGCGCGCAACATACCGCAAAGCAACCTCGATAGCCGCATGACCGAACTGGATAAAGTGAAAGCCCAGCCGATCATTGTGGTATGCAAGCACGGCCAGAGTTCCGGCGCCGCACAGGCCAAGCTCACCAAAGCTGGTTTTGAGCGCGCGTACAAGTTGAGAGGCGGTATGGCGCAGTGGCAAGGCGACGGCCTTCCAGTGGTTAAAAAGTAA
- the secB gene encoding protein-export chaperone SecB, whose amino-acid sequence MAEDNNTPQAGAAADEKPQLKFSLQRIYVKDISFEAPNSPSVFKQAFKPKVNLDLNTTSTKIADDQYEVVVKVTAQVNDNETGTTSFLAEVEQAGLFRIAGIEGAQLEQTLGAFCPNLLFPYARECVDNLVNRGGFPPLMLAPVNFEAMYAQRKQREAKQAEENTH is encoded by the coding sequence ATGGCGGAAGATAACAATACCCCGCAGGCGGGTGCCGCGGCAGACGAAAAACCGCAGCTCAAATTCTCGCTGCAGCGTATTTATGTAAAAGATATCTCGTTTGAGGCGCCCAATTCGCCCTCGGTGTTTAAGCAGGCGTTCAAACCTAAAGTGAACCTGGATCTTAATACGACCAGCACTAAAATTGCTGATGATCAGTATGAAGTGGTGGTCAAAGTCACTGCCCAGGTGAACGACAACGAAACCGGTACCACCTCTTTCCTGGCCGAAGTTGAGCAGGCGGGTCTGTTCCGTATTGCCGGTATTGAAGGTGCGCAGTTGGAGCAAACCCTAGGTGCCTTCTGCCCTAACCTGTTGTTTCCCTACGCCCGCGAGTGCGTGGATAACCTGGTCAACCGTGGTGGTTTCCCGCCGCTGATGCTGGCGCCGGTTAACTTCGAAGCGATGTACGCCCAGCGTAAGCAGCGCGAAGCCAAGCAAGCAGAAGAGAATACCCACTAA
- a CDS encoding 16S rRNA (uracil(1498)-N(3))-methyltransferase → MSGTHAADWYALHGKMPRLYVPAAFVAGSDVVLPDGPARHITRVLRMGEGAPLVLFDGQGLEAGVRLAEVSRKQTLARVEAVWSGSGESPLSVHLGQAISKGDRMDYAIQKAVELGVSAITPLYTERGDVRLKGDREDKKLAHWQAVAASACEQSGRAVVPQVHTPMPLSTWLEERQESLRLMLHLATGNAFDRQDRPASVALLIGPEGGLSESDIAAAQTADFTPLTLGPRVLRTETAPVVALSLLQHYFGDL, encoded by the coding sequence ATGTCAGGAACGCACGCCGCTGATTGGTATGCCTTGCATGGCAAAATGCCACGTCTCTATGTGCCTGCTGCTTTCGTAGCAGGCAGTGACGTCGTACTGCCTGACGGCCCAGCGCGCCACATCACTCGCGTGCTGCGCATGGGTGAAGGCGCGCCGCTGGTGCTATTTGACGGCCAAGGTCTTGAGGCGGGGGTGCGTTTGGCAGAAGTTAGCCGCAAGCAGACGCTCGCGCGTGTCGAAGCGGTATGGTCGGGCAGTGGTGAATCGCCGCTGTCGGTCCATCTAGGCCAAGCCATCTCTAAAGGCGACCGAATGGATTATGCCATTCAGAAAGCCGTCGAGTTGGGCGTTTCGGCGATTACCCCGCTGTATACCGAGCGCGGTGACGTGCGTTTAAAGGGCGACCGTGAAGATAAAAAGCTCGCTCATTGGCAGGCGGTGGCGGCCAGCGCCTGCGAGCAGAGTGGCCGTGCGGTGGTGCCCCAAGTGCATACACCGATGCCGTTATCGACATGGCTTGAAGAACGCCAGGAGTCGCTGCGCTTGATGCTGCATCTAGCGACTGGCAATGCATTCGATCGCCAAGACCGCCCGGCGTCGGTCGCGCTGCTTATCGGCCCGGAAGGCGGTTTGAGCGAGAGCGATATCGCCGCTGCCCAAACCGCTGACTTTACGCCGCTGACACTCGGCCCGCGGGTGTTACGTACGGAGACGGCACCGGTGGTGGCCCTTTCGCTGCTGCAACACTACTTTGGCGATTTGTAA
- a CDS encoding CvfB family protein, translating into MVRESHSSPRSASDAAAQLGEVAYLTVTAVNNIGAFLQWGQPKDVLLPFSEQHFRPDPGKRVLVMLYSDDQGRPVASMKLDRFLTDDAWAMEKGDEVAVVVAERTDLGMKVVVNHRYWGLIYQDDVTQPLRRGQSVKGYVKQRREDGRLNISLLPPGVARLDVVGDKILQALRESGGYLALGDKSPAHEVKARLGVSKSAYKQAIGRLYKQQLITLEPGAIRLVPGALSE; encoded by the coding sequence ATGGTGCGTGAGTCACACTCATCCCCCCGATCCGCCAGCGATGCAGCCGCCCAGTTGGGAGAAGTGGCGTACCTGACCGTCACGGCCGTCAATAACATCGGCGCGTTTTTGCAGTGGGGGCAGCCGAAAGATGTGTTGCTGCCGTTTAGCGAGCAGCACTTCCGCCCTGATCCCGGCAAACGCGTACTGGTCATGCTGTATAGCGACGACCAGGGTCGGCCAGTGGCGTCGATGAAGCTGGATCGTTTTTTGACCGATGACGCCTGGGCCATGGAAAAAGGCGACGAAGTCGCCGTCGTCGTGGCGGAGCGTACTGATCTGGGTATGAAGGTGGTGGTGAATCACCGCTACTGGGGGCTTATTTACCAGGACGATGTCACTCAGCCACTGCGCCGTGGTCAATCAGTCAAGGGCTACGTAAAGCAGCGTCGAGAAGATGGTCGCCTAAATATCTCGCTGCTACCGCCAGGTGTTGCTCGTTTAGATGTGGTGGGCGATAAAATACTGCAGGCACTGCGTGAAAGCGGTGGCTATTTGGCGCTAGGGGATAAAAGCCCTGCCCATGAAGTTAAAGCACGTTTAGGGGTGAGTAAAAGCGCCTATAAACAGGCCATTGGGCGGCTTTATAAGCAGCAGCTAATCACTCTGGAGCCTGGCGCTATTCGCCTCGTGCCTGGTGCGCTCAGCGAGTAG
- the gshB gene encoding glutathione synthase — MSQSNLHLGVVMDPISDIAYKKDTTMAMLWAAQERGYTLHYMEQEDLFLNAGQAYARMRPLTVHRDPNHWYDLGEPSARPLVELDVVLMRKDPPVDADFTNAVHLLGFAEREGVLVVNPTSALLQCNEKLFAQQFPQCCAPTLVASRDDVLRAFHAEHGDVIFKPLDGMGGTGIFHIGPEGRNIGAVIEQLTLRGQRQIMAQRYLPEIKDGDTRILLVEGEPVPFGLARIPSAGETRGNLAAGGRGVSRELTERDYWLIQQVQPMIREKGLMFVGLDVIGDYITEINVTSPTCVREIDDQRGTNIAGLLLDAIERRLA; from the coding sequence ATGAGCCAATCAAATCTGCATCTCGGCGTTGTGATGGATCCCATCAGCGACATCGCTTACAAGAAAGACACCACCATGGCCATGCTATGGGCCGCCCAGGAGCGCGGCTATACCCTGCACTATATGGAGCAGGAAGACCTTTTCTTGAATGCAGGACAGGCCTACGCACGTATGCGCCCCTTAACAGTGCATCGCGATCCGAACCACTGGTATGACCTGGGCGAGCCCTCTGCGCGCCCACTGGTTGAGCTGGATGTGGTGTTGATGCGTAAAGACCCGCCTGTCGACGCCGATTTTACTAACGCCGTGCACTTGCTGGGCTTTGCTGAGCGTGAAGGTGTCCTGGTGGTTAACCCCACGTCGGCGCTGTTGCAGTGTAATGAAAAGCTGTTTGCGCAGCAGTTTCCACAGTGCTGCGCACCGACGCTTGTGGCCAGCCGTGACGATGTTCTGCGTGCCTTCCATGCGGAGCACGGCGATGTCATCTTCAAGCCTCTGGATGGCATGGGCGGTACCGGCATTTTCCATATTGGCCCGGAAGGCCGTAATATCGGCGCGGTTATTGAGCAGCTTACCTTGCGCGGCCAGCGGCAAATTATGGCTCAGCGCTACCTGCCGGAAATTAAGGATGGCGATACGCGTATTCTGTTAGTCGAGGGTGAGCCCGTTCCCTTTGGTTTGGCGCGTATTCCCTCGGCCGGCGAAACCCGTGGCAATCTGGCCGCCGGTGGACGAGGGGTAAGCCGCGAGCTCACCGAGCGTGACTATTGGCTTATTCAGCAGGTGCAGCCAATGATTCGTGAAAAAGGGCTAATGTTCGTGGGTCTAGATGTCATCGGTGACTATATTACTGAAATCAACGTCACCAGCCCTACCTGCGTGCGTGAAATTGATGATCAGCGGGGCACCAATATTGCCGGTTTGCTGCTGGATGCTATCGAGCGCCGCTTAGCCTAA
- a CDS encoding YqgE/AlgH family protein, with product MQSLKHHFLMAMPHLEDPNFAGSLIYLCDHDNNGCMGVITNRPLEITLEALFDQLELGGETSPHRNAPVYYGGPMHKDRGFILHVGDSQQWDSSIQVEDGIALTTSLDILQAFAAGEGPEHFLVCLGCAGWEVGQLEEELKENSWLTVEAESSVLFNTPPVERLTAAAGLLGIDLNLMTRDAGHA from the coding sequence ATGCAAAGTTTGAAACATCACTTTCTAATGGCTATGCCGCATTTAGAAGATCCTAATTTTGCCGGTAGTCTGATTTATCTTTGCGATCATGATAACAACGGTTGCATGGGGGTGATTACTAACCGACCGTTAGAGATCACGCTCGAGGCACTATTTGATCAGTTGGAATTAGGCGGTGAAACAAGTCCACACCGTAATGCGCCGGTTTATTACGGCGGGCCGATGCATAAAGACCGTGGCTTCATTCTGCATGTCGGCGATAGCCAGCAGTGGGACTCGAGTATCCAGGTGGAGGATGGCATTGCGCTGACCACCTCGCTGGATATTCTGCAGGCCTTTGCCGCTGGCGAGGGGCCCGAGCACTTTTTAGTCTGCTTAGGCTGTGCGGGCTGGGAAGTTGGGCAGTTGGAAGAAGAGTTGAAGGAGAACAGCTGGCTAACGGTAGAAGCCGAGAGCAGTGTGCTCTTCAATACCCCGCCCGTTGAGCGTTTAACCGCTGCGGCTGGTTTACTGGGTATTGATCTTAACCTGATGACCCGAGACGCGGGGCACGCCTGA
- the ruvX gene encoding Holliday junction resolvase RuvX — protein MAEAGQRLILAFDYGTRRIGVAVGNELLRSARELTPLTARDGIPDWNVVSRLLNEWQPDLLVVGLPLNMDGSESEMSTRARKFGNRLHGRFGKPCEMVDERGTTREAKLIAREAGHKGNYRQDSVDGIAAILILEGWFAHQEGLPGGRLSL, from the coding sequence ATGGCCGAAGCGGGGCAGCGGTTAATCCTGGCCTTTGACTACGGCACTCGGCGTATCGGTGTGGCGGTGGGCAACGAGCTGCTGCGCAGTGCGCGCGAGCTCACTCCGCTTACGGCAAGGGATGGGATTCCCGATTGGAATGTCGTGTCACGGCTACTTAACGAGTGGCAGCCGGATCTGTTAGTGGTGGGGCTGCCGCTTAATATGGACGGCAGCGAGTCAGAGATGAGCACCCGCGCTCGCAAATTCGGTAATCGTTTGCATGGTCGTTTTGGTAAACCGTGTGAAATGGTCGACGAGCGTGGCACCACGCGAGAAGCTAAGCTAATTGCTCGCGAGGCGGGCCATAAAGGCAATTATCGCCAAGACAGCGTCGATGGCATTGCGGCCATTCTTATTCTTGAGGGCTGGTTTGCCCACCAGGAAGGCTTGCCTGGCGGGCGCCTTTCTTTGTAA